The Hydrogenophaga crocea genome contains a region encoding:
- a CDS encoding helix-turn-helix domain-containing protein: MPNLAQTLKQEISRIARKEVREDISGLRKTVTAHRSEIASLKRTIKELGAQLRLAQKAVKRAAPAPVEQKAAGRPGRKPVFNADRLKAKRQALGMSQAQMAQLLGISSLSLWKWESGQVTPRTSMLERYFVAMNLGKREAWKVIEAS; encoded by the coding sequence ATGCCTAACCTCGCCCAAACCCTCAAGCAAGAGATCTCCCGCATCGCTCGCAAGGAGGTCCGTGAAGACATTTCCGGGCTTCGCAAGACCGTCACTGCTCACCGGTCTGAAATTGCCTCGTTGAAGCGGACGATCAAAGAACTCGGCGCGCAGCTGCGCCTTGCGCAGAAGGCAGTAAAGCGCGCCGCGCCCGCACCTGTTGAGCAAAAGGCTGCGGGACGTCCAGGGCGCAAGCCGGTTTTCAATGCTGATCGGCTGAAGGCGAAGCGCCAGGCGCTTGGGATGAGTCAGGCGCAGATGGCGCAACTGCTCGGCATCTCTTCCCTCAGCTTATGGAAATGGGAATCCGGTCAGGTCACCCCGCGCACCTCAATGCTTGAGCGCTACTTTGTGGCCATGAACTTGGGCAAACGCGAAGCGTGGAAGGTGATCGAGGCCAGCTGA